GTATACGAATGAGGTGATTTCATAAGATATAAGGCCGCCGGCGTATTCATACCTTTTAGCTGGAGGGTTCCCTCTATTGTTTTTCCATGCGATTTACAATAACTATCTGTCAGCCGCGGCGAAAAGAGCCCTTTGATTATTCTGAAAGTCTTTGGTCCGGAAAGCCTGATGATGCCTTTTAATGAGTTGCCCGCCGGTGTGGCTATGGCGATAATCGTATCCTCTGGTCTAACCATTACCTTAAGTAGAATTTCTTGATAAGTAATTGCTCGACAATGCCTAATAACGTTGAGGTGAACCAGTAGAGTGTCAGGCCTGACGGGAAGTTGTAGAACATAAACATGAATATCAAGGGCATAAACATCATCATCTTCTGCTGTTGGCGGGTCTGCGGGTCGGGCGATTTAGGCTGGGTTAATGATTGTATCAGCCATGATGCTGTCATCAATAACGGCAAAAGATGTAATTCGGTCCATCCAACTAACGGCATCGTGAACGGCAGATTAAACAGCACGTCAGGTTGTGATAAATCGGAAATCCAGAGCATGAACGTCGATTGCCTCAGCTCGATAGAAAGCGACAGCGCCTGCCAAAGGCCGATGAATACCGGTATCTGGAAGAACATCGGCAGGCATCCGCTCAGCGGATTAACGCCGTATTCCTTCCACAGTTTCATCTGTTCTGAGGCCAGCCGCTGCTTGTCGTTCTTGAATTGTTCCTGCAGTGCCTTGATGCGCGGGGTCAGTTTCTGGAGGTTATACATCGAGACCTGGCTTTTCTTGGTCAGCGGGAAAAGCGCTACCTTGATGATGATGGTTAATATGATAATGGCCACGCCGTAATTCTTGAAAAGTCCGTAAATAGAGGCCAGTAGGAACAGGATTATTTTGCTGATGAACCCGAACATCCCGTAATTAAGCAGGTTGTCAAGCCCTGATTTAGACATGGCGGCCAATTCCGAAGCGAGTTTTGGTCCGCTGTAGAAGGTGAAATCGTATGACTGCTTGCCGGCCGGGTTGAGCGTGAATTCCTTAGCCGTAAGGGCGAAGCTGATTTTATTGTTATCCATCAGGCTGAAGCTGTATTCAGCGATATCGGCCGGGTTAGCCGGAATGAGGATGCTGGCGAAATATTTATT
This portion of the Candidatus Brocadiia bacterium genome encodes:
- the yidC gene encoding membrane protein insertase YidC; protein product: MDKRTILFVLLTLLIWMGYIFYVAPYFNPPPKEQPKLPITQADNKPAVTPTPATTVNAQPVSNTLTAYKHPDVPLTNKIIGNDYIQASFTNKGAALESVTLSKYCKSKSKDALKLVCPIEVINQNNFILSLTGYEAEMRNANWVIAEETPGQSVTFRYTADNGVIILKQFSVQGNYSLDYKISLENTSDKPITPTLTIGGINGIIAEQKDQIDLFGVRAYNDKIKNKWYVKDEVTPTSLIKDKDNNDRKTKVGLLITDLERARKAGREQADKVEWAGLVNKYFASILIPANPADIAEYSFSLMDNNKISFALTAKEFTLNPAGKQSYDFTFYSGPKLASELAAMSKSGLDNLLNYGMFGFISKIILFLLASIYGLFKNYGVAIIILTIIIKVALFPLTKKSQVSMYNLQKLTPRIKALQEQFKNDKQRLASEQMKLWKEYGVNPLSGCLPMFFQIPVFIGLWQALSLSIELRQSTFMLWISDLSQPDVLFNLPFTMPLVGWTELHLLPLLMTASWLIQSLTQPKSPDPQTRQQQKMMMFMPLIFMFMFYNFPSGLTLYWFTSTLLGIVEQLLIKKFYLR